Proteins encoded together in one Rhizobium leguminosarum bv. trifolii WSM1325 window:
- a CDS encoding conserved hypothetical protein (KEGG: rec:RHECIAT_CH0002395 hypothetical protein) — MRVDFGTVALRFLGMASLAAAAISVAGSATAGEQIFDELRFGVSASVQSGHSREDGVFPEITALFDPFGYNTAVGWQQQLLHPRVHLGTSIGTSGEATQFFTGFTWTVDFNEKLFAEAGFGGVIHTGELDGDDDGPELGCRVLFHEYLGAGYRFNPHWNVMAQIAHSSHANLCGGSNDGMTRAGLQVGYKF, encoded by the coding sequence ATGAGGGTCGACTTCGGAACGGTCGCGTTGCGTTTTTTGGGTATGGCATCATTGGCAGCAGCCGCCATCTCGGTTGCGGGCTCGGCAACTGCCGGCGAGCAGATATTTGATGAACTACGCTTCGGCGTCTCGGCCTCCGTACAATCGGGCCATTCCAGGGAAGACGGCGTCTTTCCGGAGATTACCGCTCTCTTCGATCCCTTCGGCTACAACACTGCGGTCGGCTGGCAGCAACAGCTGCTGCATCCTCGTGTTCATCTCGGCACCTCGATCGGCACGTCAGGCGAGGCCACCCAGTTCTTCACCGGATTCACCTGGACGGTCGATTTCAACGAGAAGCTTTTTGCCGAAGCCGGCTTCGGCGGCGTCATTCATACCGGCGAGCTCGACGGCGATGACGACGGCCCGGAACTCGGCTGTCGCGTCCTTTTCCACGAATATCTGGGCGCCGGCTATCGTTTCAATCCGCACTGGAATGTGATGGCCCAGATCGCCCATTCATCGCACGCCAATCTCTGCGGCGGGTCAAACGACGGCATGACGCGCGCCGGCTTGCAGGTCGGCTACAAGTTCTAA